The Prevotella melaninogenica genome has a segment encoding these proteins:
- a CDS encoding radical SAM protein, whose amino-acid sequence MQSEITAPFIAINRHRLTTDGEGVTTLVGFHGCPLHCQYCLNAQCLQADGVWCRLTPGELYSEVEIDDLYFVATGGGICFGGGEPLLRSDFIKAFAEIMNPEWKLTIETSLNVPLENVKAIASLVQMWYVDIKDMNPDIYKAYGCKENKQVISNLQWLAANGYADKVIIRLPLIPEYNTDEDRQRSQQQLEKMGFTNFDKFNYIVR is encoded by the coding sequence ATGCAATCAGAAATAACAGCACCGTTTATTGCCATTAATCGGCACAGGCTCACCACGGATGGCGAAGGCGTAACAACATTGGTAGGCTTTCATGGTTGTCCGCTTCATTGCCAGTACTGCTTAAATGCTCAGTGCTTGCAGGCTGATGGTGTATGGTGCAGGCTGACACCCGGTGAGTTATATAGTGAGGTGGAGATAGACGATCTTTACTTTGTGGCAACGGGTGGCGGTATCTGTTTTGGCGGTGGTGAACCCCTTTTACGTTCAGACTTCATTAAAGCCTTTGCCGAGATAATGAATCCCGAATGGAAGTTGACAATAGAGACATCGCTCAACGTACCGCTTGAGAATGTCAAAGCTATTGCCTCGTTGGTGCAGATGTGGTATGTAGATATAAAGGATATGAACCCTGATATCTACAAAGCATATGGATGTAAAGAGAATAAGCAGGTAATCAGTAATCTTCAATGGTTAGCAGCGAACGGATATGCTGATAAGGTAATCATCCGTCTACCCTTGATACCTGAATATAACACAGATGAAGACCGCCAGCGAAGCCAGCAACAGTTGGAAAAAATGGGCTTTACAAACTTTGATAAGTTTAATTATATTGTGCGGTAG
- a CDS encoding carboxypeptidase-like regulatory domain-containing protein encodes MTKGKSTCKLLKDIRQQIADANGISYQPKECHYEGECAGTCPACEAEIRYLETQLRERKRKGWGMKVAGLAAGLCVATVPLTSCQNTPKACNVENKAQDSTDTPVMGEKVVIPKALTADLKNAIVIIGRVLDSSTGKAAPEVNVMLLGGKKRLSLGEDGRFVLQVNRNDTLVFSSYGFEDKVIAVKSIRNPDDIVVRLEPSLDKVGEIDREYLEKELADSTAPQSHKEKCNQK; translated from the coding sequence ATGACGAAAGGAAAGAGTACTTGTAAGCTATTAAAGGATATTCGACAGCAGATAGCGGATGCGAATGGTATCAGCTATCAGCCTAAGGAGTGTCATTACGAAGGGGAGTGTGCAGGCACTTGCCCTGCTTGTGAGGCGGAGATACGCTATTTAGAGACGCAATTAAGAGAACGGAAACGCAAGGGGTGGGGCATGAAAGTGGCTGGTTTGGCTGCTGGTCTTTGTGTTGCTACGGTTCCGCTTACATCATGTCAGAACACTCCCAAAGCTTGCAATGTTGAGAATAAAGCTCAGGATTCTACTGATACGCCAGTTATGGGTGAGAAAGTAGTGATACCAAAAGCACTCACTGCAGATTTGAAGAATGCTATTGTTATTATTGGACGAGTGCTCGACTCATCTACTGGTAAGGCTGCTCCGGAAGTTAATGTTATGCTATTAGGAGGTAAGAAGAGGCTGTCTTTGGGCGAAGATGGAAGATTTGTATTGCAGGTTAATCGTAATGATACCCTCGTGTTTTCATCTTATGGATTTGAAGATAAGGTGATAGCAGTGAAGTCTATTCGTAATCCTGATGATATAGTTGTCCGTTTAGAACCCTCTCTTGACAAAGTAGGGGAGATAGATAGGGAGTATTTAGAGAAAGAATTAGCCGATAGCACAGCTCCTCAATCACATAAAGAGAAATGCAATCAGAAATAA
- a CDS encoding carboxypeptidase-like regulatory domain-containing protein yields MVKGKSTCKLLKDIRQQIADANGISYQPKECHHKGDCAGTCPACEEEIRYLERELKARKGNGFGMKVAGIAAGICATVMPMTAAAQGVKSDSTANPPVQTTKKAPIKVVDLSDGCASPVVVRGMIIDEENKEPVIGASVVIDGTNKGVATNVDGQFALKLPPDTSLVISYIGYKTQKVHVSSLLHSDNNVIVLEVSDLSGIAGGLVTVVNYDDVYGHRTYKPKTHKEKNKKKCK; encoded by the coding sequence ATGGTAAAAGGAAAGAGTACTTGTAAGCTACTAAAGGATATTCGGCAGCAGATAGCGGATGCGAATGGTATCAGCTATCAGCCTAAGGAGTGTCATCACAAGGGAGATTGTGCAGGTACTTGCCCTGCTTGTGAGGAGGAGATACGTTATCTTGAACGTGAGTTAAAGGCACGTAAGGGTAATGGCTTCGGTATGAAGGTGGCTGGTATTGCTGCTGGTATCTGCGCTACGGTAATGCCAATGACAGCTGCTGCGCAAGGTGTTAAGTCTGATAGTACGGCTAACCCTCCTGTACAAACAACCAAGAAAGCCCCTATAAAGGTAGTAGACCTTTCTGATGGATGTGCATCACCTGTGGTTGTACGTGGAATGATCATAGACGAAGAAAATAAAGAACCAGTGATAGGTGCTTCTGTTGTAATAGACGGAACAAACAAGGGCGTTGCTACAAACGTAGATGGACAGTTTGCTTTGAAGTTACCACCAGACACTTCGTTGGTTATTTCATATATCGGTTATAAGACGCAAAAGGTTCATGTAAGCTCTCTTTTGCATTCTGATAATAATGTTATTGTATTGGAAGTCTCTGATTTATCGGGTATAGCAGGAGGGCTTGTAACCGTTGTGAACTACGATGACGTGTATGGTCATAGGACTTATAAACCGAAGACGCATAAGGAGAAGAATAAAAAGAAGTGTAAGTAA
- a CDS encoding carboxypeptidase-like regulatory domain-containing protein, whose amino-acid sequence MAKGKSTCKLLKDIRQQIADANGISYRPKECHHKGDCAGTCPACEEEIRYLERELKARKGNGFGMKVAGIAAGICATVMPMTAAAQGVKPDSTANPPVQTTKKAPIKVVDLSDGCASPVVVRGMIIDEENKEPVIGAAVFIDGTSKGVATDIDGQFALKLPPDTSLVISLIGYEKQRVRVSSLLGSENNVIILKSDGRQLTGEVVTVVKTVYNDDVYGRRTYKVKSHKEKNKKKCK is encoded by the coding sequence ATGGCAAAGGGAAAGAGTACTTGTAAGTTGCTGAAGGATATTCGGCAGCAGATAGCGGATGCGAATGGTATCAGCTATCGACCCAAAGAGTGTCACCACAAGGGGGATTGTGCGGGTACTTGTCCTGCTTGTGAGGAGGAGATACGTTATCTTGAACGTGAATTAAAAGCACGTAAGGGTAATGGCTTCGGTATGAAGGTGGCTGGTATTGCTGCAGGTATCTGCGCTACAGTAATGCCGATGACTGCTGCTGCGCAAGGTGTTAAGCCTGATAGTACGGCTAACCCTCCTGTACAAACAACCAAGAAAGCCCCTATAAAGGTAGTAGACCTTTCTGATGGATGTGCATCACCTGTGGTTGTACGTGGAATGATCATAGACGAAGAAAATAAAGAACCTGTGATAGGGGCAGCTGTTTTTATAGACGGAACAAGCAAGGGCGTTGCAACAGATATAGATGGACAGTTTGCTTTGAAGTTACCACCAGACACTTCGTTGGTTATTTCTTTAATAGGATACGAAAAGCAAAGGGTTCGTGTAAGTTCTCTTTTGGGTTCAGAGAATAATGTTATTATTCTTAAATCCGATGGACGTCAGTTAACTGGAGAAGTTGTTACAGTTGTGAAGACAGTATATAACGATGATGTATATGGTCGTAGGACTTATAAGGTGAAGTCGCATAAGGAGAAGAATAAAAAGAAGTGTAAGTAA
- a CDS encoding carboxypeptidase-like regulatory domain-containing protein, translated as MEKGRAICKVLKDVRQKIANENGISYHPEECHHKGECVGTCPGCEKEIRYLEEQLKNKQHSGLGLKVAGIAAGVCVTVLPMAAMVQTDSKISLEANPQLIKQDSIKVVDLTNGNPDAVLLRGQVLDKETKDSLLGAVVMLKGSIDPNGLGTCTNVDGWYAVKALPTDTLEAGFVGYHKTFVTVKELLATKDKTIYLEQDTNQLE; from the coding sequence ATGGAAAAGGGGAGAGCCATTTGCAAAGTATTGAAGGATGTCCGTCAGAAAATAGCAAATGAGAACGGAATAAGCTATCATCCAGAAGAGTGTCACCATAAGGGTGAATGTGTAGGTACGTGTCCTGGCTGTGAGAAAGAAATCCGTTACCTTGAAGAACAACTGAAGAATAAACAGCATAGCGGCTTAGGCTTGAAGGTGGCAGGTATCGCTGCGGGCGTCTGTGTGACAGTATTACCAATGGCTGCTATGGTACAAACAGATAGTAAGATTAGTCTGGAGGCGAATCCCCAGCTCATAAAGCAGGATAGTATAAAAGTGGTAGACCTAACGAATGGTAATCCTGATGCTGTGCTTTTACGTGGACAGGTGCTTGATAAGGAAACAAAAGATTCATTACTTGGAGCAGTTGTTATGTTGAAAGGTTCAATAGATCCAAATGGATTGGGGACGTGTACCAATGTGGATGGCTGGTATGCAGTGAAAGCTTTACCAACTGACACCTTAGAAGCTGGCTTTGTAGGCTATCATAAGACTTTCGTGACGGTTAAGGAACTGTTAGCGACAAAGGATAAGACGATTTATCTTGAGCAGGATACAAACCAATTGGAATGA
- a CDS encoding gliding motility protein GldB codes for MRYLYCILLVVLFTCVGCQFKLSSDDVNDNSLLLEIDRYDRLEYRYLTTGDFSALQQMNTEYPIETRTLIEDVVKIGEITDPDINTKFLKFYQDTTLQSVIAAVESEFANTEDLDHQFSGAFRRLKQALPNITIPRVYAQISALDQSVVVGNGTIGISLDKYLGPNYPLYAKFYSPIQRKQMSREYILPDCMTFYLMSIYPLQHFESRPQVERDLQIGKIQWIVNQIMTKRIYHSRYEEAVDNYMKKNPKTFYEELLRMTDFSKFTVVES; via the coding sequence GTGAGATATCTCTATTGCATATTATTAGTTGTTCTGTTCACCTGTGTAGGTTGTCAGTTCAAACTTTCATCTGATGACGTGAATGATAATTCACTGTTATTAGAGATAGATCGCTATGACCGTTTGGAATACCGTTACTTGACAACAGGTGATTTCTCTGCGCTCCAGCAGATGAATACAGAGTATCCGATTGAGACCCGTACACTGATAGAGGATGTCGTAAAGATTGGTGAGATAACCGATCCAGACATCAATACAAAGTTCTTGAAGTTTTATCAAGACACGACCTTACAGTCTGTCATTGCTGCTGTAGAGTCGGAGTTTGCCAATACAGAAGACCTTGATCATCAGTTTAGTGGAGCTTTCAGACGACTAAAGCAGGCTTTGCCGAACATTACAATCCCAAGAGTCTATGCACAGATATCGGCTTTAGACCAGAGTGTTGTCGTGGGTAATGGTACTATCGGTATCTCGCTCGACAAGTATCTCGGTCCTAATTATCCTTTGTATGCGAAGTTCTATTCGCCAATACAGCGTAAGCAGATGTCACGTGAATACATCCTTCCAGATTGTATGACATTCTATTTGATGAGTATCTATCCTTTACAGCATTTCGAATCGCGTCCGCAAGTGGAGCGTGACTTGCAGATTGGAAAGATACAATGGATTGTCAATCAGATAATGACAAAGCGAATCTACCACAGTCGGTATGAGGAAGCTGTAGACAACTATATGAAGAAGAACCCTAAGACCTTTTATGAGGAACTGCTTCGTATGACGGATTTCTCTAAATTTACTGTTGTGGAGAGTTAA
- a CDS encoding glycosyltransferase family 2 protein, protein MKVAIVILNWNGRSMMEQYLPSVLNFSRDEAEVIIADNASTDDSVAWLKETYPHVRVIELAENYGFAEGYNRALKQVDSEYYVLLNSDVEVTHHWLTPLIEEMDAHEDIAACQPKLLSAANPDTFEYAGASGGFIDRYGYPFCRGRIFDTVEDDNGQYDNSEEVLWATGACLMIRAKDYWAAGGLDGRFFAHNEEIDLCWRLHQMGKRIFCFPESYVYHVGGGTLPKSNPRKTFLNFRNNLTMLWKNLPEDELKHVMRVRWFLDYLAAFQTLILNHNWGEFKAIFSARRAFKKWRHEFERLPIRLDGVVKHRENLPSCTNDGRKKYALLWQYYVKGRKVFSSLSE, encoded by the coding sequence ATGAAAGTAGCGATAGTCATATTGAACTGGAATGGACGAAGCATGATGGAGCAATATCTCCCTTCCGTGCTGAATTTCTCACGAGATGAAGCAGAGGTTATCATAGCCGACAATGCTTCAACAGATGACTCTGTCGCATGGTTGAAAGAAACTTATCCACATGTTCGGGTGATAGAATTGGCTGAGAACTACGGCTTTGCAGAAGGCTATAATCGTGCGCTAAAGCAGGTAGACAGCGAATATTACGTGTTGTTAAACAGTGATGTTGAGGTGACACACCACTGGCTTACGCCCCTCATTGAGGAGATGGACGCCCATGAGGATATAGCAGCTTGTCAGCCAAAACTGCTCTCCGCTGCCAATCCTGATACTTTTGAGTATGCCGGTGCATCGGGAGGTTTCATAGATCGTTATGGCTATCCGTTCTGCCGTGGACGTATCTTTGACACGGTAGAGGATGATAATGGGCAGTATGATAACAGTGAAGAGGTACTTTGGGCAACAGGTGCTTGCTTGATGATACGTGCCAAAGACTATTGGGCAGCAGGTGGATTAGACGGCAGATTCTTTGCTCATAATGAAGAAATCGACCTCTGTTGGCGTCTGCATCAGATGGGTAAGCGCATCTTCTGTTTCCCTGAAAGCTATGTTTATCACGTCGGAGGCGGCACATTACCTAAGTCAAATCCACGTAAAACCTTCCTGAACTTCCGTAATAACCTGACCATGTTATGGAAGAACTTACCAGAGGATGAATTGAAGCATGTCATGCGTGTAAGATGGTTTTTAGACTATTTGGCTGCATTTCAAACGCTGATTCTGAATCATAATTGGGGTGAATTTAAGGCAATCTTCTCAGCACGTAGGGCCTTTAAAAAGTGGCGACATGAGTTTGAGAGATTACCTATTCGTCTTGATGGAGTGGTAAAACATCGAGAAAACCTCCCTTCTTGTACGAATGATGGGCGTAAGAAATATGCCCTTCTTTGGCAATACTACGTAAAGGGTCGTAAGGTGTTTAGCTCCTTATCTGAATGA
- the mtaB gene encoding tRNA (N(6)-L-threonylcarbamoyladenosine(37)-C(2))-methylthiotransferase MtaB, protein MIDTAAFQGKTAKFYTLGCKLNFSETSTFARTLYDMGVREAKKTEQADICLINTCSVTEVADHKCRQIIHRMVRQNPGAFVIVTGCYAQLESATVAKIEGVDLVLGSNEKADLVQYLSDAWNKVDTAKEETSEGEYHSVKTKDIKSFQASCSRGNRTRYFLKVQDGCNYFCTYCTIPFARGFSRNPTIQSLVVQAEEAAREGGKEIVLTGVNIGDFGKTTGESFLDLVKALDKVEGIQRFRISSLEPDLIDDELIAYCAESRAFMPHFHIPLQSGSDEVLELMHRRYDTALFARKIKLIKKKMPDAFIGVDVMVGSRGERPEYFEDCYNFLDSLPVTQLHVFPYSERPGTAALSIPYVVDDREKKHRAHKLLKLSDEKTRAFYAAHIGQEADVLFEKAARGKAMHGFTDNYIRVELSPDQAKEEYDNQILRVRLGEFNFDQSSLKAELL, encoded by the coding sequence ATGATAGATACAGCAGCATTTCAAGGCAAGACAGCCAAGTTCTATACGTTGGGTTGTAAGCTCAACTTCTCAGAGACAAGTACCTTCGCGCGTACCTTATATGATATGGGCGTGCGTGAAGCGAAGAAGACTGAGCAGGCAGACATATGTCTGATTAATACCTGTTCGGTTACTGAGGTTGCTGACCATAAGTGCCGTCAGATCATCCATCGTATGGTGCGCCAGAACCCAGGTGCTTTCGTAATCGTGACAGGTTGCTATGCTCAGCTTGAGAGTGCAACGGTAGCGAAGATAGAAGGTGTTGACCTTGTATTGGGCAGTAATGAGAAGGCCGACCTCGTACAGTATCTTAGTGATGCATGGAACAAGGTTGATACAGCTAAAGAAGAAACGTCAGAGGGAGAGTATCACTCTGTAAAGACGAAGGATATTAAGAGCTTTCAGGCAAGTTGCTCACGCGGTAATCGTACACGCTACTTCCTAAAGGTGCAGGATGGATGTAACTACTTCTGCACTTATTGTACGATTCCTTTTGCGCGTGGATTCTCACGTAACCCGACTATTCAGTCGCTTGTTGTGCAAGCAGAGGAGGCTGCAAGAGAGGGTGGAAAGGAGATTGTATTGACGGGAGTTAATATAGGTGATTTCGGTAAGACCACAGGTGAGAGTTTCTTAGACCTCGTAAAAGCATTAGATAAGGTAGAGGGCATACAGCGATTCCGTATTAGTTCGTTGGAACCCGACTTGATAGATGATGAGTTGATAGCGTATTGTGCAGAGTCACGAGCGTTTATGCCACATTTCCACATCCCACTTCAGAGTGGTTCTGATGAGGTGTTGGAGTTGATGCACCGTCGTTATGATACAGCACTCTTCGCCCGTAAGATAAAACTTATTAAGAAAAAGATGCCCGATGCATTTATCGGTGTGGATGTGATGGTAGGTTCTCGTGGCGAGCGTCCAGAGTATTTTGAGGATTGTTATAACTTCCTCGACTCCCTTCCAGTCACCCAACTCCATGTCTTCCCTTATTCAGAACGTCCAGGAACAGCGGCATTGTCAATCCCTTATGTAGTAGATGACCGTGAGAAGAAGCACCGTGCGCATAAGCTATTGAAACTCTCTGACGAGAAGACACGTGCCTTCTATGCAGCGCATATAGGGCAGGAGGCAGACGTCCTCTTTGAGAAAGCGGCACGCGGAAAGGCTATGCACGGCTTTACAGATAACTATATTCGTGTGGAACTGTCGCCTGATCAGGCAAAGGAAGAATATGACAACCAGATTCTCCGAGTACGATTGGGAGAGTTTAATTTCGATCAAAGTTCATTAAAGGCAGAACTCTTATGA